The nucleotide window gcagtgcggggtgtaataagggctgtgaggtaggatggagctactccatgtttggctttgtaggccaccatcagtattttgaacctgatgcgtgcagctactgggagccagtggaggtgacgtagcagaggggcggtgtgggagaatttgggaaggttgaagatcagtcgtgctgctgcattttgtaggaGTTGTGGAGGTCGGATGGTACGGTAGAGGTAGTgtgtagtagtctagtgggtaacacactcgccgatgaacaagaagacccgggttcgaatcccacttactaccatcgtgtccctgagcaagacacttaaccctgagtgtctccagggggggactgtccctgtaactactgattgtaagtcgctctggacaagggcgtctggtaaatgctgtaaatgtaaatgtaaatgtaggtagaCCAGCCTTTAGTTGGTTGGTAGACCAACCATCTCCTTTGTGCAGGAGGCCACTTACACGTCACGACTGCAGCTTTCTCGCCTCTCCCCCAGCTCCGCTTCCAGGCTCTTCTCGTACTGGAGCAGCAGGCCGTAGGCGCGCTTCAGACTAAGCGACAAGAGAGACGGCCGTGACGAACCCGCTGCGTACGAACCGTGCAGAAACGGAACGGGTGCAGACCTCCGGCCGCTCTCCTTGCATCGCTGTGCAGTGTTTTGCAAATGCACGATGTCCCCCTCGAGTTTGTCAATGGCCTTCCGCGTCTCTTCTATGTAGGCCTTCTTCTCGTGGACTCTCGCTTGGAAAACTGACGGGACACCAAATGCACGTTCGATTATTATTACAACACTTGCGGGTGCTTCTCAGACGAAACCTCGATCCTTTACTCTGTATCTGTTCTTCCTGCTCCTCCTTCTTCTGAGACAACTCCCGCGTCTGCAGTGCTAGGAAACAGGTATTTAATCCGACattaatatcagaaaaaaaactcatcaaTAAGTGATGGACATGTGACTTCTGTTCGAGTTCATTATTACTAAAGGCAGtaaaggcttcttttttttgtactgttactggataaaaaaaatgtgtggttTCTGTGACAGGTTTTACTCACCTAACTGAACCAAAAGCGTGTTCAGATTTGCCAGAACATTTTGTCCATCCATTTTGAACGGGCTTCAGACCTGGCTGAAAACCAATGATTTAGACAACATTCATTAGCTTCGGGGGGTACCGAGctttaaaatgccatttttaacGTGTGCTGTTGTTTGTTAGACATAGTTTTGTGGCGTGAATTGCGAGGATGGAGAGTTAGAATCTACATAACTCCTCACCAAGAAGCCGCGCCTGACGACACCGTCTCCCCGCGGCGTTGCCAGATCTCGATGGTGCAAACGGGCAAAGCAAACTGCAAAGCGCGAAAAGCGCTTTCCCGCTTCGGCCGTACGCGTAAATGTACACGCGAGCGTGTTGTAGAGCACCGAACAATTATCAGCGAACTCATGATTAAGAGATTAAAAAAGGAAGCAAGTTGCCGCTCATAAAAAGCGGATTTGGCAACACGCCTTGCTCTCGCGATACCGCGTCGGCCAAGATAACTGGTCAAGTCGCGCCCCCTGCTGCAAAAATTGCGGGGAAAATAAAGTTTATATCTTTGGCGAACAAATCTGACGTTTAGTACCGAAAGCCAAGTGTATACGGGTTGCTTCTTGCTTTCATTCGATTCccattttcaaaaatgtgtatttactgACTCACAATCTGACTAAACATGCGTGTAAATTATAAAGCAAAGTATTTACTTTGCTTGATCCAGATGCACATCTAAGAAAGAATGTGAGGCGTCTATAGTTTCATTATAAGCAGTAATATCAATGATAATGCCTTTTGCCGGtattacagcatttaaatgtGCTCATGTTTTAGACCGTcttagcatgttttttttaccacaaattacattttctgtaaaaatgattaaaaacaataacaatGACAGGGGAAACACCGTAACCGCCTTCCGAAAGCATTCTATTCAAATGAAGGTCCGTTTCTGTGACCCGATTGGACGGGCCGGAGGCCGAAGGGAAAGTGGGCGGGGTTAACGACATCCTTTGCCCCGAACGAGCGCATCTGGATGGCGGCCGATTCGCGTCGGGGTTTAGGAAAGCGGAGTATATATTGCACGTATATATTACACGGAGCCACGATTCGTGCGCCACAGCCTCGctccttctaaaaaaaaaaaaaaaaaaaaaaaaaaggtaggcCAGTCCTGCTCCGGCGCCATGACGGTTCTTTGGCCGGCGTGTGGGTGGGATTTAAAAGGAAAGGATCGGCTGTGGGGTGGGATATTGCCCGTTAATCCCCGGCTCCGGGTCCACGTCGAAACGGAACAAAGCGCATTATCGCCCGGCCCGGTTGATTTAAATTTcgaaaataaatgtatgatatattataataaatataaaggGTGTGGCTTTCGCTCTTGCCTTATCGGACCGTGCAGAAGGGTGTGGGCCGGCGAGGAGGGGGACGCGGCGCATCCTGTGCTTTTATGGACACGAGGGTGTGCAGAGGTGTGCGAATGAAGCATGCATGGAATCATGCAGGAAGATGGAAATGGGATGCCAGAGAGAtaattactgcttttttttttttgtccttttgttgTTTAGGCTTCAGACAAATCGAAAGCGGCATGAGGGAGAGACAGGTGACATaggatagttttttttttttttttttttaaagaaaggaaCATTGAACCTCGGGGTTCCAAGATGGAACAGTCAGAGCCATCGGGGGCCGAAAGCCCCCAGCTCACGTCCCTCCAGTCAGACACAACAGCCAGCCCGGCGGAAGACACAGAAGAGCCCGCCAGGAcccggaggaagaggaggaagaggaaggagccGCGGCCCGAATCCATCATAGTGTACCGCTCCGACGCGGACAGGCCGTCCGGCGAAGAAGCCGGCGCAGAAGAGGGCGCGGAGAGGAGCACGGAGGAGGGTGCCAAGTTCCTGGCCTCGTCGCCGGGTGAAGGTGAGGCGTGTGGAtatgaatgtaataaatgtaacgTAACCAAaaccccaccccaccactgTCAAACGTTGATTAAATATCGGTTTAGCTAAACCTTTTATTGCAtatctgaaagttgagtcgtggcaactggactttctttcattaatgtagagacgtttcattctgcatccacagaactttgtcaatctgagatGTGATATTGACAAAGTTCATGCaaaatgaaacgtctctacattaatgaaagaaagtccagttgccacgactcaactttcagacaaattcgcCTGGACGACTGAGACTTTTATTGCATAATTTCCTTATTTCCACGAAACGGTGACATGAAGTGTGTGTTGAAAGTGACTGTGTTCTCCAGTTGTTCTCCTGTgtaatattgttctccatctgtagatccATCATTCATTACTTTTCCCAGTTCATCTCGACATGTCAACATCAACGTTATTACCACGTTCACCTTTTAACCAGgatcatttgtgtgttttacactatTAGATACACGAATAATGTTCTATATTCATTCATCAGCGTGACATTGTTTTGTCATATTCATGTATAAGCTGACTGCATATTTTCTATACGTGGCAGGTGGGTGGACTTTGCCACCAGACAGCCGCTACGTGACCCTGACGGGCACTATTACCAGGGGGAAGAAGAAAGGTCAGGTGGTGGATATTCACGTGACCCTGACGGAAAAAGAGATACGGGAGATTGCAAAGTCGAAGGAGCGTCTGGATGCTGAGTGTGACGGAGGAAAGGAGGGCGCGCGTTCATGTGGCCTGGGCTTCGGCCAGGGTCCCCACGTGGTGCTGTGGAGCCTCTCCTGCGCCCCGGTCGTGTTCCTCCTCTCCTTCGTCACCTCCTTCTACTACGGCACGCTCACCTGGTACAACGTGTTCCTGGTGTACAACGAAGAACGGACCTTCTGGCACAAGATCACCGTGTGCCCGTTCCTCATCATCTTCTACCCCATGCTGATCATGGGCGTGTCGCTCTCCTTGGCCGCGTACGCGGCTCTCGTGCAGGTGTCGTGGGCCTTCAGCGAGTGGTGGGTGGCCGTGCGGGATTTGGAGAAGGGCTTTTGCGGGTGGGCCTGCGGGAAGCTTGGACTCGAGGACTGCTCCCCCTACAGCATCGTGGAGCTTTTGGACTCAGACACCATCTCAGGGACTTTGCAGGGAAAGGCTCAGGATGAGGACGTGCAGACGTCCTCCGTCTGAACGCTGTCACTGTGCAGAACACAAGATCTTTACACTCCTCACGTCACTGGTCCCAAATATTATCACCGTGTGCAGTATCAGCAGATCCTCTGTAGCGCCTCCTGCTGTCGATGTTCTCCACATATGTGGTCAAGTGTGACGGGCCTTGTTACAAAGGAAGGAATGATGCAGGATATCGTTTAAGATAAAGTGTGATATTTCTGCGCAATgtaaaagtttttatttatttatttatgtatttatgacTATAACCGGGGAAACTGATTAACTTGACGTGGAACAGTCCTCCTGTGGCGGGGAGGAACCGATTCCGTTACTGGCACTGACTTGGCAACATGGCCAAGTCAGTGCCTTATGGACccttattaatatttaatcaagCGGACGGTTTATagtgctgcagtgcttcttATGAAAACCTCAACATCTTACGCCTTGTGGATGTTTGTGGAGAGTACGGTTACCCTTTTGACCCTTTTGTAACTCCTTAATGTAACACCTAATGCTCACTAATACCGTGCACAGAGTTTTAAACGATTCAATCTTTGCAAAAAGTCACATATTGGTGCTTCTCGGTATATGTAGACCATTTGAATATTTGAGTACAAAATGAatcttttttctatgttttcAAAAACAATTGGAATATGATAATGTACTTGCTTCTtatgtgaaataaaatcaaTTCCAGCACAATGTTATTGTTTGTGtagactttatttcattttacacgTACCAGATTAGTTATCATAAACAAATAGATCCAGAGGTTAAGATCCAGAGGAGCGCAAAAAACTaccacttaaacctgagtgtctccgcggggactgtccctgtaactactgtaagtcgctctggataagggccataACAAGTCTAATGAAGACCATAAAATCTGTTGTTCCTTTAGTCCCACGGCGGAACCAAAGTTTAAAGGCGTTTGTTTCCATTCCGGATGGAAAAGGGAGTAACACTCATACGAAAGGCTTGACAACCATGGCGCGATCGAGTAAGGTATTGTTTCCATGCAAATCTTTATGTGCTGCACGCCCTGTTGTGCCATATGCATTGTATTCCATATAATAAAAAGAATTAAACGATTGATCTAGTCGCGCTTAATGCTAGTATGCTGGGTTCCGATGTTGgagtgaaaaaaataagaattttaaaagttaaagtCAGTACAAATTCACAACATCTTTCAAGGTAAATCCGAATACCATCGTGtcttaaaaaaagtatttcttcCATCACGAAGGCAACGAATACTGCTAGTGTAGCTACAGACGAGTGACGTGTGATCCAGTCCGTGTTTTGGTGGCGCTCTAGTTCCGTCCCGCGAGTCAAGAGTTCTCAACACCCGGAGCGCCGCGATCTTGGCGCACGTTAAAACGTGGACTGGATCGCAGGGCCGTCTGGATTGGAATGGGGACAAGTTCAGACATGTACAGTACATGGAGCGTgtttctttcctttcctttttctgaCATGTCTTTACAGCAGATGCTGACTAACAGTAGAAACACTGTCGCCCGTCCCTTTACTTCATCATTTTACCCAGGCGTGCGCAACCTTTTTTAACTCGAGATCCACTCTTCAGGTTGGCTGTGTGCAGTTCAAAGCCGTGGCTATTCCTCTTTAGCAATTACACTCTTATTACTCTACATATGGCACAGGCATACAGCTAATCCTGATTTTTCCAGATGTGGAAGTGTTAGTatccaattattattattttttttgataCAGACAGCCCTCGTCCTCTGTATGGATGTCGGTTTCTCTATGAGCAACTCCGCTCCTGGGCAGGAGCCTTTTTTTGAGCAGGCCAAGAAAATCCTGCAGAAATTTGTTCAGCGGCAGGTGAGAACAACCTCAGGTTTGCTGCGCGCTCGGGCCAGCGCGCGTTTGAAACCTCTCGCGCTCCTTTGTAGGTGTTTGCCGAGAGCAAGGACGAGCTGGCCTTGGTCCTGTTCGGGACGGACAACACCGACAACCGGCTGGCTGACGGTGGCCAGTACCAGTACGTCACCGTCCACCGGCACCTGATGCTTCCAGACTTCGAGCTTCTGGAAGAGATACAGAACAGCGTCCACCCTTGCGAGCAGCAAGCTGACTGTATCCTTCTCTACCCTGCAGTGTGTCATCTTATGCAAACATTATGGCCAACATATTGTTCccatttaaaattttaacaaTAGAAAAACTCAgacataaaaatgttaataaaataattataaaatgtaaactaaaaTAAGACAGCACAAGATggcattcatacacacacacacacacacacacacacacacacacacatatatatatatatatatatatatatatataatagaggtgggcatagattaattttcttaatctagattaatctcactgtaatattgaaattaatctagattaatctatattttagattgatctagattaaaatggctcatttgaattctgccgaaggcattcagaatatgtgtgctacccaaataatgactaaaagtaagtctttgtgaaagtgaagtgattgtcacacgtgatacacagcagcacagcacacagtgcacacagtgaaatttgtcctctgcatttaacccatcaccctgagtgagcagtgggcagccatgacaagcgcccggggagcagtgtgtggggacggtgctttgctcagtggcacctcagtggtaccttggcagatcgggcttcgaaccagcaaccttctgattacggggccgcttccttaaccgctaggccaccacttctcaaaccaggtggcgcattagaccaggggttCATCTCCTGttcccaaaatgcatcacaaactgcttgagaaagctgttctactatgataattggtgatgaaaataaattatgttcaataagatgtacttgtgtttaccaactgtttattcagttaaatagctgcatccatgttaccacgtcacgtttgatgtggtcatttcacagttcaaagactcgttctcgccccctacagtgcaattcggctaggtatacatccgcgctaaaatatcaaggtgaaagtcatcatagtgtagcggttcttcttctgcgttgtgtaactttttgatttcgtttcttgaaccgcaaatgatgagctgaccacccaagagattttctgtgcaatgtgtattctgtacaaaaagcaaggtcgcgtcagaacttcgcgtctttctgcacctctctctacaatatacagtattaaaagaacataaaaaatattcacaaaataacacacatgcaaaatattcctaatatgtacataaattaaaatgaaaaataaaatacacacaaaacccacgcacctctcacagctcatgccatgtgtccaagagacctgaaccgggtctcaaaaacaaaataaaagtctttagaaaataaaagacacaagaaagaagaaatatacttatgaatctagtgtaaccatttaactccggcacaatatcttgcgtagtatagacccagctcccaacccaactttgtgaatagattaacggcgatattttttttttcttatcgcccgataagagtctcacgttaacgtagcacgttaacgccgataacggcccaccactaatatatatatatatatatatatatatatatatatatacacacacacacacacgtacagtacaggccaaatgtttggacacaccttctcattcaatgtgatttctttattttcatgaccatttacgttggtagattctcactgaaggcatcaaaactatgaatgaacacatgtggagttatgtacttaacaaaaaaaggtgaaataagtgaaaacatgttttatattctagtttctttgctctggttactgctttgcacactcttggcattctctcgatgagcttcaagagatcgtcacctgaaatgcttctccaacagtcttgaaggagttcccagaggtgtttagcacttgttggtccagctcaccccaaaccatcttgactgggttcaggtccgttGACCGTGgagtcaggtctccactttttgttaagtacagaactccacatgtgttcattcatagttttggagCAGTCATGATGGGTACTTTAGGTGAGTCCTATGTACAACTTCGAACTGGATCAGTCCAAGGCGCGCACATGAAGTGGTCGATCTGATGTAATCAACGGCTGCATCCCAGATTTCCACAGTGAATTGTGGACCGGATTCATGTTCCAATAGTGATTTAACTTAAGTGAGCGGGAGGGAAAAGGCTACCTGCCATGCTGAATTATTGGACAGCAGCTTCCTTGACTACTGTGATCAGGGCTGGATGCTCTTGTCGTGTGTATGGACCTCCTGCAGAATGAAACCATGtaagagatatatatatatatatacacacacacacacacacatatatacacacacacacacacatgtatttatatagTTCCTAACTGGCTGTAACCGAGTTGCTCGCTGCATCGCTGTTGCTGCTCTTCAAAGGGGGAAAAAGTACGATCGGCTCAACGTGGCTCTCCTGACGGACCTCAATTTCCCCGTGTCTGCAGATCAGTTGGACATCATCATCGGCAACCTGAAGCGTGCGGGCATCACCCTGCAGTTTTTGTATGTAGAGCTTCCCGTGACGTGGCTGGGTGATCTGGAAACCAGAATCTTTCTCATTCACGTCCCCCCGTAGTCTACCCTTCCCCGCAGAGCAGGAGGAGTGTGGCCAGGGAGGCGGTGCTGGAGATGGGAACACTCCAAGGCCCCCGCGGGGCAAAGGCCTGACGAAGGAGCAGCAGAACGGGTTGGAGATGGTGCGTCAGGTGATGGCCTCGCTGGACGAGGAGGATGGACTGGAGGAGATCTACACCTTCAGGTCAGCTGTGGCCATGGACGGagctcttacatttacatttacatttatggcatttatcagagcgacttacaatcagtagttacaggggacagtccccctggagcaacttagggttaagtgtccctTAAGTaaggtagtaagcgggatttgaacctgggtcttctggttcataggcgagtgtgttacccactaggctaccaccacctcgCCTGGCAGTATGCCTTTAGAAGGCAGCGGGAGGTTCACGTCAGGTTTCTAGTCCAGTTTATGTGGTTCTAATCTCTCTCAGTTTCCTCTCGGTCTTTGCAGTGATGCGATTGAGAAGCTGTCGGTGTTTAAGCGCACTGAAAAGAGACCCATGGCCTGGCCGTGTCAGCTGACCATTGGAAGCTCCCTGCCCATCCGCATTGTGGGATACAAAGCGGtgagtacatttttttctgaattcgGTAGTGCTATGATCCACACCGCAGGCCAACTGGTCAGCCGAGtacttttaataatgaaaaagggacaacaaaaaaaagaaatcatacaTGCTATTTATAAAgggcatccggaaagtattcgcAGCTCAtcgcatttttttttcagccttatTCCAggatggattaaaaaaaaaatttccccttAGAATTCAACACCCTGTagtgaaaacaagaaaaaagtttacttgaggttttggcaaatttataaagaaaaagaacaaaagcacatatacacatgtaacctatttaaaaaaatgatttaatgaccAAATGGTGTCGCTTAGCAACCTTAGGACTCATATCTATGGCATATTTGCCATTCATAAATATCAGCAGTTAAACCCtgctgcaattaaaaaaaaattttttatgaaCGTGCTGGCTGCAGGTCACCGAGGAGAAGGTTAAGAAGACGTGGACCATGGTTGATGCTCAGACTCACAGGAAGGAGGATGTGAAGAGGGACACGGTCTTCTGTTTACAAGACGACAACGAGACAGAAATAGAGAAGGACGATATCGTCCAGGGTACGACGTTGACGGACGCTGCGAAGACGTTCTGATatctgcataataataataataataataataataatctcccTCCTCCTGTTTCTCCGATCCCCAGGCTTCCGATACGGAAGCGACATTGTTCCCTTCTCTAAGGTGGACCAGGAGCAGATGAAGTACAAGTGTGACGGGAAGGCCTTCGCCGTGCTTGGCTTTGCGAGGCAGAGTCTGGTAAAGgtttctcatttgcatttatagcatttaccagacgcccttatccagagcgacttataatcagttgttacagggacagtcccccccctggagacactcagggttaagtgtcttgctcagggacacaatggtagtaagtggggtttgaacctgggtctcctaggctactaccacccttctccACTAGGTGGAGGTCTTGCTGACGTCATGTCGCCTCATTTCAGCCACGATGTGCAGCTCTCGCGTTGAAGGTTGACGAGGCTTGTAATTCCGTCGTCTCCCGTCACAGATACGCCGTCACCAGTTCATGGGGACTCAGGCCATTAAGGTGTTTGCAGCCAAAGACGACGAGGTGAGAGGAACCGCTGCGGGCGAGGAGCTGAAGCCACACGGGGTTAAATTGGGCGTAGACGGGCTTCTGTGTATAATTCCAGCATGCCGGGGTGGCCCTGTCGGCCCTCATCCGGGCGCTGGACAGCCTGGACATGGTCGCGGTGGTTCGCTATGTCTACGACCGCCGCTGCAATCCCCAGGTGGGCGCTGCTTTCCCCTGCGTCAAAGAGAAGTACGAGGTGAGCGGCCGCTGGCGGAGACGGTCCACCGGGCCAGAGGAAGCGCTTCACTGTCGTTTTCCACCATCTGTTTCCGCCATCAGTGCCTGATCTACGTCCAGCTGCCGTACATGGAGGATCTCAGGCAGTTCCAGTTCGGCTCGCTGGAGAACAACAAGAAATTCGCCCCCAcaggtttcttcttcttcttctttttttggacGATAAATTCCTTTTTGTAGTTAAAAGCAGGTTCGAGTTATTTGAGCTGGATAATTGGTCTCCCACATTCTAATGTCCAGCAACCCCATTGTGGTCTGTGAGTAATTAGCACAAGGCAGGACAACCATGTTCCACTTTCATCTGGCGCAAACAATCTAAATAGAATCCTACGTAAAAGCCAGGATCTAAACGTTTCTGCTTGACATGGAGCACGAGCGGCATGAAGGTCTCCACTGCTTCCTGTGTCCTGTCCCGTAGAGGAGCAGCTCGCCGCAGTGGACTCCCTCATCGATACCATGATGCTGGTGGAGGAAAGCGAAGGTGGCGTGATGGAGGATCTCTTCAAGGTCAACAATATCCCCAACCCGCAGTTCCAAAGACTTTTTCAGGTATTTGTCCTGCTTGGTTAACCACgatgattcatttttttaccagtgaaattGATTTAAAAGTGATTTATTGCATTAAATTTCATACCATGAATATACATGAAGCCATTTCTGCCACCGCAGTGCCTGCATCATCGGGGGGTGAATCCTGGGAGTCCTCTGCCGCCGGTTGATGCCTGGCTGAAGAAGGCCCTGGAGAGGCCTGAGGCGGTGGCCGCCAGGTGCCAGGCCGCCCTGGCGAAGGCGAAGAAGCTGTTCCCTCTGAAGGAGGTGGAGCGTAAGAGAGAGCAGAAGACCAGTGCTGACATCTTCGGGAGCAGGTGAGAGGCAGAGGAATCGAattcataaaataatgaatattattcattcatattagtctttattagtctttaTTATTCATGGTTTATAACAACCATTTCAGACTCATTTAAGTCTCGTCAAGTGTCAGTTGACTAAACGTCTGAGTATTTTAGTCTTATTTACCACACAATTtaccattaatattttaatattctaattttattcaaagaaatttgtattttttttgtttttaccagtcaatatagtacaagtacccagtagaacagacaaaaaaatagtaCGAAATATTAGTTATATTGCCGTTATCTTGTAGACTCAAGAATAcgctacatccattccagtacCCGCATTTTATTatgtgtggtggtagtagcctagcgggtaacacactcgcctatgaaccagaagacccaggttcaaaccccctgagcaggacacttaaccctgtgtatctccaggggggactgtccctgtcactactgattgtaagtcgctctggataagggcgtctggtaaattccgtaaatgttttattttccacgtcattgtaaagaaattgcgtccattttgtcattttctcccagccaacTGCAAACCGACCACATGTATCCTGAAATCGAATTAATGCTGCGAATGCGTATTGAGGAACACAGGAAACAGGAATTCTGCATAATAATACCACAATTAAACGTCTCACCTCGTTTTCGTCAACCAAAAGTTTAGTATAGTTGTTATTTATAAACCACgtttagtctcatttttatcTGTCAAAAATTTTCATGATCggttatagttatcgtcacatgactaGCATTTACGTCGTGTCTCGCCTCATTTCCGTCTCGTCAAAATTGTTCGTTTGGCGAAAGGTATTTCGTCATAAATTTTGTGGGCGAAAACGACACTACTTCTGGATTGTTCTTCGTTTTGCGTTTCAGAAAGGAAGAGCCGGATGCGAAGAAGGTCAAGTTGAACGAAGAGACAGACTACAACTTTGCTGAGATTTCAGAAGGCACGGTGACAAAGGTAAGCGAAAAGCCCCGAGAATCCCCGTCCTCTGGACTGAACCGTTTCACCCGAGACCTTCTCCACCTTTTAAGGTCGGGAGCATAGATCCGGCGAGAGACTTCCAGGCCCTCGTCCAGCAGAAGGTCCTTCCCTTCCACCAGAGTGAGACACTTTTGAGCCGCCGCGACGGATTGAGAAATCCGTCAGCGGCTTTATTGCTGACCCCTGTTGTCTTTGACCAGTTTGCCAGCAACTGACTGAGATGATGGAGCAGCTGCTGGGCCACAAGAAGCTCTACTACAGAAAGTGCATCGCCTGCATCCAGGCCTTCAGGCAGCAGTCTGTGAAGGTGAGCGTTGCCAGCTGTAGCCGGCTGTTATGACTGTGTCATGACCGGATAATTATTCACGCCGGTGTGCCGCGGCAGGTCGGACTCGCGGACCACTTCAACAGCTACATGCAGTCGCTAAAAAAGAGGAGCGTTCCGGACCGGGACC belongs to Denticeps clupeoides chromosome 9, fDenClu1.1, whole genome shotgun sequence and includes:
- the tmem169b gene encoding transmembrane protein 169; amino-acid sequence: MEQSEPSGAESPQLTSLQSDTTASPAEDTEEPARTRRKRRKRKEPRPESIIVYRSDADRPSGEEAGAEEGAERSTEEGAKFLASSPGEGGWTLPPDSRYVTLTGTITRGKKKGQVVDIHVTLTEKEIREIAKSKERLDAECDGGKEGARSCGLGFGQGPHVVLWSLSCAPVVFLLSFVTSFYYGTLTWYNVFLVYNEERTFWHKITVCPFLIIFYPMLIMGVSLSLAAYAALVQVSWAFSEWWVAVRDLEKGFCGWACGKLGLEDCSPYSIVELLDSDTISGTLQGKAQDEDVQTSSV
- the LOC114796455 gene encoding X-ray repair cross-complementing protein 5, which encodes MARSSKTALVLCMDVGFSMSNSAPGQEPFFEQAKKILQKFVQRQVFAESKDELALVLFGTDNTDNRLADGGQYQYVTVHRHLMLPDFELLEEIQNSVHPCEQQADWLDALVVCMDLLQNETMGKKYDRLNVALLTDLNFPVSADQLDIIIGNLKRAGITLQFFLPFPAEQEECGQGGGAGDGNTPRPPRGKGLTKEQQNGLEMVRQVMASLDEEDGLEEIYTFSDAIEKLSVFKRTEKRPMAWPCQLTIGSSLPIRIVGYKAVTEEKVKKTWTMVDAQTHRKEDVKRDTVFCLQDDNETEIEKDDIVQGFRYGSDIVPFSKVDQEQMKYKCDGKAFAVLGFARQSLIRRHQFMGTQAIKVFAAKDDEHAGVALSALIRALDSLDMVAVVRYVYDRRCNPQVGAAFPCVKEKYECLIYVQLPYMEDLRQFQFGSLENNKKFAPTEEQLAAVDSLIDTMMLVEESEGGVMEDLFKVNNIPNPQFQRLFQCLHHRGVNPGSPLPPVDAWLKKALERPEAVAARCQAALAKAKKLFPLKEVERKREQKTSADIFGSRKEEPDAKKVKLNEETDYNFAEISEGTVTKVGSIDPARDFQALVQQKVLPFHQICQQLTEMMEQLLGHKKLYYRKCIACIQAFRQQSVKVGLADHFNSYMQSLKKRSVPDRDLVEFWDLLAEDGLTLISVEEVETSFVTKEEAKQFLTIKEKEEEAEPAPVAEEAGDVDDLLDMM